The Cloacibacillus sp. genome includes a region encoding these proteins:
- a CDS encoding MFS transporter, translated as MIFPNALRALNSRNYRLFFAAQTVSMTGLWMHRVAVGWLVFRLTDSNSALGLMDFVASLPICLLSPFAGAVIERLDLRKTLFYLQAGCMCIAFTLAFLTLTELISFRLVIILAVSRGMLDAFELPTRYSLVSYMVDSKDDVANAVALNSTLFNTARMIGPTVGGFVIHAFGESFCFLSNGFCYLTTLGALRMMRMKKPPIGKTGGESHPLRDTWEGIKMARRFAPYRYFLTLITITGFFSFPTIILMPAMAKSVLHGNSKTLGLLLMGVAIGALAGSLLMASRKTTADYSWWCTRTCLGFGLSVMLFSLSRSILFGIILAVPVGFCMVTCTIACNTLMQTMSGDASRSRIMALYTLAIVGIPPFGSLLSGKLGDIVGTAWALFICGIFCTVAAYYYMKKIDKVSYQILRALKREGAL; from the coding sequence ATGATCTTCCCGAACGCGCTGCGCGCGCTTAACAGCAGAAACTACCGCCTCTTCTTCGCCGCCCAGACCGTCTCTATGACAGGGCTCTGGATGCACCGCGTCGCCGTCGGCTGGCTCGTCTTCCGCCTCACCGACTCCAACAGCGCCCTCGGCCTCATGGACTTTGTCGCTTCGCTGCCGATATGCCTGCTATCGCCCTTCGCGGGGGCGGTTATCGAGCGGCTTGATTTGAGAAAAACGCTGTTCTATTTACAGGCGGGCTGTATGTGTATCGCCTTCACGCTCGCTTTCCTCACGCTCACAGAGCTGATCTCCTTCAGGCTCGTAATAATCCTCGCCGTTTCTCGCGGTATGCTTGATGCATTCGAGCTGCCGACGCGCTACTCCCTCGTCTCTTACATGGTGGACAGTAAGGACGACGTCGCCAACGCCGTCGCGCTGAACTCGACGCTCTTTAACACCGCGCGCATGATCGGGCCGACGGTCGGCGGATTCGTAATCCACGCCTTCGGCGAAAGCTTCTGCTTTCTCTCCAACGGCTTCTGCTACCTGACGACCCTTGGGGCGCTGCGCATGATGAGGATGAAAAAGCCCCCCATCGGCAAGACCGGCGGCGAGAGTCACCCGCTGCGCGATACCTGGGAGGGCATCAAGATGGCGCGCCGCTTCGCGCCCTACCGCTACTTCCTCACGCTGATCACGATCACGGGATTCTTTTCCTTCCCTACGATCATCCTCATGCCGGCAATGGCTAAGAGCGTCCTGCACGGCAACTCTAAGACCCTTGGGCTGTTGCTGATGGGGGTAGCCATCGGCGCGCTGGCGGGCTCCCTGCTGATGGCCTCGCGCAAGACCACCGCCGACTACTCCTGGTGGTGTACGCGCACCTGCCTCGGCTTCGGCCTCTCGGTGATGCTCTTTTCGCTGTCGCGCAGCATCCTCTTCGGCATCATCCTCGCCGTGCCAGTAGGCTTCTGCATGGTCACCTGCACCATCGCCTGCAACACACTGATGCAGACCATGAGCGGCGACGCGAGCCGCAGCCGCATCATGGCCCTCTACACACTCGCCATCGTCGGCATCCCGCCCTTCGGCAGCCTGTTGTCGGGTAAGCTCGGCGACATCGTCGGCACCGCCTGGGCGCTGTTCATCTGCGGGATATTCTGCACCGTGGCCGCCTATTACTACATGAAAAAGATAGATAAGGTAAGCTATCAAATACTGCGTGCGCTGAAGCGCGAGGGGGCACTATGA